From a region of the Cyclopterus lumpus isolate fCycLum1 chromosome 5, fCycLum1.pri, whole genome shotgun sequence genome:
- the glrx gene encoding glutaredoxin-1 — protein MAQQFVQTAIKGDKVVLFIKPTCSFCISAKDVLSKYKFKPGHLKSIDISERSDMDDLQQYFLELTGARTVPRVFIGEECVGGGSDVAALHKSGKLESMLQSIGALR, from the exons ATGGCGCAGCAGTTTGTGCAGACCGCCATCAAAGGGGACAAAGTAGTGCTGTTCATCAAGCCCACGTGCTCCTTCTGCATCTCGGCCAAAGACGTGCTGTCGAAATACAAATTCAAGCCAGGACACCTGAAGAGCATCGACATCAGTGAGCGCAGCGACATGGACGACCTGCAGCAGTACTTCCTGGAGCTCACGGGCGCGCGCACG GTCCCGAGGGTGTTCATCGGGGAGGAGTGCGTTGGAGGTGGCAGCGACGTGGCGGCGCTCCACAAGAGCGGAAAACTGGAGAGCATGCTGCAGTCCATCGGAGCCCTGCGGTGA
- the LOC117730905 gene encoding tripartite motif-containing protein 16-like isoform X2 yields MKDGCSMTLDRETFSCSICLDLLKDPVAIPCGHSYCMNCIKDHWDEEDGKKLLSCPQCRQTFTPRPVLLKNTMLAVVVEQLKKTGLQAAPADHCYAGPEDVACDVCTGRRLKAFKSCLVCLVSYCEKHLQHHYDVPQLKKHQLVDPSNQLQENICSRHDEVMKIFCRTDQQCICYLCSLDEHKGHDTVSAAAERTERQRELEGSRLNIQQRIQDREKDLKLLHQEVEAINLSADKTVEDSEKIFTELIRLMKKRSSDVKQQVRSQQRTEVSRVKELQEKLEQEITELKRNDAELKLLSHTEDLNQLLHHYPSLSPLSGSTDSSSINIRPLRYFEDVTAAVSGLRDELQDVLRDKWTNVSLTGTEVDVLLSAPEPTTRDGFLRCSCELTLDPNTADTQLLLSDGNRKGTLMEEHQSYSSHPDRFSGLCFQVLSRESLTGRCYWEVEWRGGGVEVAVSYKNIIRTGNECVFGSNNKSWVLCCSNNSYDFRYNEVQTPVSDPRSSRLGVYLDHRAGILSFYSVSGTMTLLHRVQTTFTQPLYAGLGFYGLGFYFSGDTAEFCKLK; encoded by the exons ATGAAAGATGGCTGCTCTATGACT CTGGACCGGGAGACCTTCTCTTGTtccatctgtctggatctcctgaaggATCCGGTGGCTATTCCCTGTGGACACAGCTACTGCATGAACTGTATTAAAGACCActgggatgaagaggacgggAAGAAGCTCCTCAGCTGCCCTCAGTGTAGGCAGACCTTCACACCGAGGCCTGTCCTGCTGAAGAACACCATGTTGGCAGTTGtagtggagcagctgaagaagactggactccaagctgctcctgctgatcactgctatgctggacctgaagatgtggcctgtgatgtctgcactgggaggagactgaaggccttcaagtcctgtctggtgtgtctggtttcttactgtgagaaacaccTCCAGCATCATTATGATGTACCTCAATTAAAGaaacaccagctggtggacccctccaaccagctccaggagaacatctgctctcgtcacgatgaggtgatgaagatcttctgccgtactgatcagcagtgtatctgctacctctgctctctggatgaacataaaggccacgacaccgtctcagctgcagcagaaaggaccgagaggcagagagagctggaggggagtcgactaaacatccagcagagaatccaggacagagagaaagacctgaagctgctccatcaggaggtggaggccatcaacctctctgctgataaaacagtggaggacagtgagaagatcttcactgagctgatccgtctcatgaagaaaagaagctctgatgtgaagcagcaggtcagatcccagcagagaactgaagtgagtcgagtcaaagagcttcaggagaagctggagcaggagatcactgagctgaagaggaacgacgctgagctgaagctgctctcacacacagaggatctcaACCAGCTTCTCCACCACTACCCCTCACTGTCACCACTCAGTGGGTCTACAGACTCATCCAGCATCAACATCCGTCCTCTGAGGTACTTTGAGGACGTGACGGCGGCTGTTTCAGGACTCAGAGATGAACTACAGGACGTCCTGAGAGACAAGTGGACAAACGTCTCACTGACGGGGACTGAAGTGGATGTTTTACTGTCTGCACCAGAGCCCACGACCAGAGATGGATTCTTAAGATGTTCATGTGAACTCACtctggatccaaacacagcagacacacagctgttaTTATCTGATGGGAACAGAAAAGGAACTTTAATGGAGGAACATCAGTCTTATTCTAGTCACCCAGACAGGTTCAGTGGATTGTGTTTTCAGGTCCTGAgtagagagagtctgactggacgttgttactgggaggtggagtggagaggaggaggagttgaagTAGCAGTTTCATACAAGAACATCATCAGAACAgggaatgaatgtgtgtttggatcCAATAACAAATCTTGGGTTTTATGTTGTTCCAATAACAGTTATGACTTTAGGTACAACGAAGTCCAAACCCCCGTCTCTGATCCTCGGTCCTCCAGACTAGGAgtgtacctggatcacagagcaggtattctgtccttctacagcgtctctggaaccatgactctcctccacagagtccagaccacattcactcagcctctctatgcTGGACTTGGGTTTTATGGacttgggttttatttttctggagACACTGCTGAGTTCTGTAAACTCAAATAG
- the LOC117730905 gene encoding tripartite motif-containing protein 16-like isoform X1 translates to MLFRPEVRVSSEEVKLRHSLLPRGEMEPKGDQLDRETFSCSICLDLLKDPVAIPCGHSYCMNCIKDHWDEEDGKKLLSCPQCRQTFTPRPVLLKNTMLAVVVEQLKKTGLQAAPADHCYAGPEDVACDVCTGRRLKAFKSCLVCLVSYCEKHLQHHYDVPQLKKHQLVDPSNQLQENICSRHDEVMKIFCRTDQQCICYLCSLDEHKGHDTVSAAAERTERQRELEGSRLNIQQRIQDREKDLKLLHQEVEAINLSADKTVEDSEKIFTELIRLMKKRSSDVKQQVRSQQRTEVSRVKELQEKLEQEITELKRNDAELKLLSHTEDLNQLLHHYPSLSPLSGSTDSSSINIRPLRYFEDVTAAVSGLRDELQDVLRDKWTNVSLTGTEVDVLLSAPEPTTRDGFLRCSCELTLDPNTADTQLLLSDGNRKGTLMEEHQSYSSHPDRFSGLCFQVLSRESLTGRCYWEVEWRGGGVEVAVSYKNIIRTGNECVFGSNNKSWVLCCSNNSYDFRYNEVQTPVSDPRSSRLGVYLDHRAGILSFYSVSGTMTLLHRVQTTFTQPLYAGLGFYGLGFYFSGDTAEFCKLK, encoded by the coding sequence ATGTTGTTCAGACCTGAAGTCAGAGTCTCTTCTGAGGAAGTGAAACTCAGACACTCGTTGTTACCGAGAGGTGAAATGGAGCCCAAAGGAGATCAGCTGGACCGGGAGACCTTCTCTTGTtccatctgtctggatctcctgaaggATCCGGTGGCTATTCCCTGTGGACACAGCTACTGCATGAACTGTATTAAAGACCActgggatgaagaggacgggAAGAAGCTCCTCAGCTGCCCTCAGTGTAGGCAGACCTTCACACCGAGGCCTGTCCTGCTGAAGAACACCATGTTGGCAGTTGtagtggagcagctgaagaagactggactccaagctgctcctgctgatcactgctatgctggacctgaagatgtggcctgtgatgtctgcactgggaggagactgaaggccttcaagtcctgtctggtgtgtctggtttcttactgtgagaaacaccTCCAGCATCATTATGATGTACCTCAATTAAAGaaacaccagctggtggacccctccaaccagctccaggagaacatctgctctcgtcacgatgaggtgatgaagatcttctgccgtactgatcagcagtgtatctgctacctctgctctctggatgaacataaaggccacgacaccgtctcagctgcagcagaaaggaccgagaggcagagagagctggaggggagtcgactaaacatccagcagagaatccaggacagagagaaagacctgaagctgctccatcaggaggtggaggccatcaacctctctgctgataaaacagtggaggacagtgagaagatcttcactgagctgatccgtctcatgaagaaaagaagctctgatgtgaagcagcaggtcagatcccagcagagaactgaagtgagtcgagtcaaagagcttcaggagaagctggagcaggagatcactgagctgaagaggaacgacgctgagctgaagctgctctcacacacagaggatctcaACCAGCTTCTCCACCACTACCCCTCACTGTCACCACTCAGTGGGTCTACAGACTCATCCAGCATCAACATCCGTCCTCTGAGGTACTTTGAGGACGTGACGGCGGCTGTTTCAGGACTCAGAGATGAACTACAGGACGTCCTGAGAGACAAGTGGACAAACGTCTCACTGACGGGGACTGAAGTGGATGTTTTACTGTCTGCACCAGAGCCCACGACCAGAGATGGATTCTTAAGATGTTCATGTGAACTCACtctggatccaaacacagcagacacacagctgttaTTATCTGATGGGAACAGAAAAGGAACTTTAATGGAGGAACATCAGTCTTATTCTAGTCACCCAGACAGGTTCAGTGGATTGTGTTTTCAGGTCCTGAgtagagagagtctgactggacgttgttactgggaggtggagtggagaggaggaggagttgaagTAGCAGTTTCATACAAGAACATCATCAGAACAgggaatgaatgtgtgtttggatcCAATAACAAATCTTGGGTTTTATGTTGTTCCAATAACAGTTATGACTTTAGGTACAACGAAGTCCAAACCCCCGTCTCTGATCCTCGGTCCTCCAGACTAGGAgtgtacctggatcacagagcaggtattctgtccttctacagcgtctctggaaccatgactctcctccacagagtccagaccacattcactcagcctctctatgcTGGACTTGGGTTTTATGGacttgggttttatttttctggagACACTGCTGAGTTCTGTAAACTCAAATAG